A section of the Aminiphilus circumscriptus DSM 16581 genome encodes:
- a CDS encoding TRAP transporter small permease: protein MTVNETNASRCDRTDTEGAASAVPSVPPEEHPRRGFGNIAGLTRFLERTSAWLAGALLVINVGDILLGVLFRYIFKSSVIWTEEVARFSLVWLVLLGAPGALYRGDHMAIEFLLPRFPRWTWLPLALFRLGVTVFVLGLLVWFGAQNVAGTWTMRTMALNIPKAIPLSAVPLGMGMLLLLSLLLAVERGLVPSSSVPEKTNIPSDADASDNASEERGSPTSPGE from the coding sequence GTGACCGTGAACGAAACGAACGCTTCCCGTTGCGACAGAACCGATACGGAAGGGGCGGCCTCGGCCGTTCCTTCCGTTCCTCCCGAAGAACACCCTCGCCGCGGATTCGGAAACATCGCAGGACTGACCCGGTTTCTCGAAAGAACCAGCGCATGGCTCGCGGGGGCACTCCTCGTGATCAACGTGGGGGACATTCTTTTGGGAGTGCTCTTCCGGTACATCTTCAAAAGTTCCGTCATCTGGACGGAGGAAGTGGCCCGCTTTTCCCTCGTGTGGCTCGTCCTCCTCGGCGCACCGGGAGCACTCTACCGGGGGGACCATATGGCCATCGAGTTTCTCCTGCCACGGTTTCCCCGGTGGACATGGCTTCCCCTCGCGCTCTTCCGCCTCGGCGTGACGGTCTTCGTCCTGGGGCTCCTCGTCTGGTTCGGCGCCCAGAACGTTGCGGGCACGTGGACTATGCGCACCATGGCGCTGAACATCCCCAAGGCGATTCCTCTGTCGGCGGTGCCGCTGGGCATGGGGATGCTCCTCCTGCTGTCCCTGCTCCTGGCGGTGGAACGGGGGCTCGTACCTTCGTCCTCTGTGCCCGAAAAAACGAACATTCCGTCGGACGCGGACGCTTCGGACAACGCTTCCGAAGAACGCGGCTCACCAACATCTCCGGGAGAGTGA
- a CDS encoding vitamin B12-dependent ribonucleotide reductase → MTFSENALVILKKRYLKGDETPQEMLRRVAKAVAAAEPEAERALWEERFTDLMAQLDFLPNSPTLMNAGIPEGQLAACFVLPIEDSMDSIFSTLRSAALIHKSGGGTGYNFSKLRPAGDVVSTTNGVASGPISFMRMFDLATDVVKQGGTRRGANMGILNCDHPDVLAFIRAKTEEGILTNFNISVGITDRFMEALADGKDWHLVNPRTGQTTDTVKSMELWNRIVHAAWATGDPGVIFLDRLERDNPTPHVGRITSTNPCGEQPLLPYEACNLGSVNLKNMVRDGEILWDRLEKTVRTAVRFLDDVIDINCYPLPEIEDMVKGNRKIGLGVMGWAEMLFLLGIPYDSEEALELAEKVMAFIQATGREASRDLARERHPYPNCVGEPLRNATVTTIAPTGTIALLAECSSGIEPVFALTHTRKAFGTEDLVYVNDVLQAEMHRRGLASLDSLPLEMKRVFVTAHEIDYPWHVRMQAAFQKFTDNAVSKTVNLPADATKEDVRKAYLLAYELGCKGITVYRDGCKASQVLTTTPSGKKDDTVTHQLVMPMGNQGTLPLDRPQVLTGKTIKMPTSYGNLYLTVNETTGGRPFEVFATLGKSGKDTQAHTEALGRLISLALRTGIPAPEIVNQLKGIGGSQPVWDEDGVILSLPDAIAKCLERALGMPVHTNATDMCPGCGAVLVREEGCVTCHACGYSKC, encoded by the coding sequence ATGACTTTTTCCGAGAACGCTCTGGTGATCCTGAAGAAACGTTACCTCAAGGGCGACGAAACGCCGCAGGAGATGCTCCGCCGCGTCGCCAAGGCAGTTGCCGCAGCGGAACCCGAAGCTGAACGCGCCCTCTGGGAGGAGCGTTTCACCGATCTCATGGCGCAGCTCGATTTTCTGCCCAACTCGCCGACCCTGATGAACGCGGGCATCCCGGAGGGACAGCTCGCAGCCTGTTTCGTTCTCCCCATCGAGGACAGCATGGACTCCATCTTCTCCACGCTCCGGAGCGCCGCCCTCATCCACAAGTCCGGAGGCGGAACGGGGTACAACTTCTCGAAACTCCGCCCAGCGGGAGATGTGGTGTCCACCACGAACGGTGTCGCCTCAGGACCGATTTCCTTCATGCGCATGTTCGACCTCGCCACGGACGTGGTGAAACAGGGAGGAACCCGACGCGGCGCCAACATGGGCATCCTCAATTGCGACCATCCGGACGTGCTCGCCTTCATCCGGGCAAAGACGGAGGAAGGAATTCTCACCAATTTCAACATCTCCGTGGGCATCACCGACCGATTCATGGAAGCCCTGGCGGACGGCAAAGACTGGCACCTCGTGAACCCCCGCACGGGCCAGACCACCGACACGGTGAAGAGCATGGAGCTGTGGAACCGCATCGTCCATGCGGCCTGGGCCACGGGAGATCCCGGCGTGATCTTTCTTGACCGCCTCGAAAGGGACAACCCGACACCCCACGTGGGCCGCATCACGTCGACGAACCCCTGCGGCGAGCAGCCCCTTCTTCCCTACGAAGCGTGCAATCTCGGCTCCGTCAATCTGAAGAACATGGTCCGGGACGGAGAAATTCTCTGGGACCGTCTGGAGAAGACCGTGCGCACCGCCGTGCGTTTCCTCGACGACGTGATCGACATCAATTGCTATCCTCTTCCGGAGATCGAGGACATGGTGAAGGGAAACCGGAAGATCGGTCTTGGCGTCATGGGATGGGCGGAGATGCTTTTCCTTCTGGGAATCCCCTATGATTCCGAGGAAGCGCTGGAGCTGGCGGAGAAAGTCATGGCCTTCATTCAGGCGACCGGACGGGAGGCGAGCAGAGACCTCGCCCGGGAACGGCACCCCTATCCCAACTGCGTCGGCGAACCGCTCCGGAACGCCACGGTGACCACCATCGCCCCAACGGGAACCATCGCGCTCCTGGCGGAGTGCTCCTCCGGCATCGAGCCGGTCTTCGCCCTCACGCACACCCGCAAGGCCTTCGGCACGGAGGATCTGGTCTACGTGAACGACGTGCTCCAGGCGGAGATGCACCGTCGGGGGCTTGCCTCTCTCGACTCTCTGCCTTTGGAAATGAAACGGGTTTTCGTCACTGCCCACGAGATCGACTATCCCTGGCATGTGCGAATGCAGGCGGCGTTCCAGAAGTTCACGGACAATGCGGTCTCCAAGACGGTAAATCTTCCGGCGGATGCAACCAAGGAGGACGTGCGCAAGGCCTACCTTCTCGCCTACGAGCTGGGATGCAAGGGCATCACCGTCTACCGCGACGGATGCAAGGCAAGCCAGGTCCTCACCACGACGCCCTCCGGCAAAAAGGACGACACGGTGACGCATCAACTGGTCATGCCCATGGGCAATCAGGGGACGCTTCCTCTCGATCGCCCTCAGGTTCTCACGGGGAAGACCATCAAAATGCCCACTTCCTACGGCAATCTCTACCTCACGGTAAACGAAACAACGGGCGGGCGCCCCTTCGAGGTCTTCGCCACGCTCGGCAAGAGTGGCAAGGACACCCAGGCCCACACGGAAGCCCTCGGGCGTCTCATCTCTCTGGCGCTCCGCACGGGTATCCCCGCACCGGAAATCGTGAACCAGCTCAAGGGAATCGGCGGAAGCCAGCCCGTGTGGGACGAGGACGGAGTCATTCTCTCTCTCCCCGACGCCATTGCGAAATGCCTGGAACGTGCCCTCGGGATGCCTGTCCACACCAATGCCACGGACATGTGCCCCGGCTGCGGGGCCGTTCTCGTCCGGGAAGAGGGATGCGTTACGTGCCATGCCTGCGGCTACTCGAAATGTTGA
- a CDS encoding glycosyltransferase family 2 protein: protein MTPLLSVVLPLFNKKPFVERTIASVLAQTERCFSLIVVDDGSTDGGADVVERIEDERIRLLRLRHGGVSKARNAGVRAAETELVAFLDGDDEWDPDHLETLLRLRRRFPEAVLYATAYRFVLPGQRVCFPRLAGVPSFPWEGVLSRYFRSAALGHPPVWTSAAAVVRTALQGVGGFPEDFSLGEDLDTWGRLALAGSVAFSRRGLATYHKDATDRLCLRLRRDKPLPFVETARNVLEEARCDEVLERDLRAYRGRLLSLSCRELLRQGRIDEARNLLSGCGRLPYLVPHVVVSRLLCGVAPVGTFFRRR, encoded by the coding sequence ATGACGCCTCTGCTCTCGGTGGTCCTCCCCCTATTCAATAAAAAGCCTTTTGTGGAACGGACGATCGCCTCCGTGCTCGCCCAGACGGAGCGGTGCTTTTCTCTGATCGTGGTGGACGACGGCTCCACCGACGGTGGAGCCGATGTGGTGGAGCGTATTGAAGACGAGAGAATTCGGCTTCTCCGTCTTCGCCACGGCGGTGTTTCGAAAGCCCGCAACGCGGGCGTGCGTGCGGCGGAGACGGAACTCGTGGCGTTCCTCGACGGGGACGACGAGTGGGATCCAGACCACCTGGAGACGCTTCTGCGTCTCCGGCGGCGTTTTCCGGAGGCGGTCCTCTATGCCACGGCCTATCGCTTCGTTCTCCCCGGACAGCGGGTGTGTTTTCCGCGACTTGCCGGTGTTCCTTCCTTTCCCTGGGAGGGAGTTCTTTCCCGTTATTTTCGAAGCGCCGCCCTCGGTCACCCTCCCGTCTGGACTTCCGCGGCGGCGGTCGTGCGTACCGCACTTCAAGGTGTGGGGGGATTCCCCGAGGACTTTTCCCTGGGAGAAGACCTCGATACCTGGGGGCGTCTTGCCCTTGCCGGTTCCGTCGCGTTCAGCCGCAGAGGGCTTGCGACCTACCACAAGGATGCGACGGATCGTCTCTGTCTCCGCCTTCGACGGGACAAGCCCCTTCCCTTCGTCGAGACGGCCCGCAACGTGCTGGAGGAGGCACGTTGCGACGAGGTTCTGGAGCGGGACCTTCGCGCCTACCGCGGTCGCCTTCTCTCTCTTTCCTGCAGGGAGCTGCTTCGCCAGGGACGAATCGACGAAGCCCGGAACCTTCTCTCCGGGTGCGGAAGACTTCCCTATCTCGTGCCCCATGTCGTGGTAAGCCGTTTGCTCTGTGGAGTCGCACCTGTTGGTACGTTTTTTCGACGGCGTTGA
- a CDS encoding TRAP transporter large permease, with product MSGILLLLLFFFQMATGVPLYVALLFTGFLGIAGTGDWTLLRVIPQQFFGGMDVFSLMAIPFFILSGILMNRTGLTDRLIDFSRLLVGSVRGGLGYVNVVGGIILAGVNGSAAADASALGSILIPAMEKEGFPRAYAAGLTAGSSLIGPIIPPSIFMIIYASMTNTSIGGLFAAGVLPGLVLGLAFMLLNAYYSRVHQVPVSDAKTVRAQAKAILIRSVAALIAPFIIIGGIVTGIVTPTESGALAVAYCLLAGFFYTRQLTWRELGEAIYETVRFTSAIFLIMGAATVVGWFLKWERVTQQFAAVIVGMGLLERPWLLMITLSAIIFIIGMFMEEVAVLTLLTPIFAPLATRAGIDPFHFGIVMTLNVTIALITPPVGACNYIVAAVGKVPLGDLFKAIWPFIAVAMTVLLVIISFPSLTVTVPRLLGL from the coding sequence ATGTCGGGTATCCTGCTGCTGTTGCTGTTCTTCTTCCAGATGGCCACGGGCGTTCCGCTCTACGTGGCCCTTCTCTTCACGGGTTTTCTCGGCATCGCCGGCACGGGAGACTGGACCCTCCTCCGGGTCATTCCGCAGCAGTTCTTCGGCGGCATGGATGTGTTCTCCCTCATGGCCATCCCTTTCTTCATCCTCTCGGGCATTCTGATGAACCGGACGGGCCTGACGGACCGTCTCATCGATTTCAGTCGCCTTTTGGTGGGATCGGTTCGAGGAGGCTTGGGGTATGTCAACGTCGTGGGAGGAATCATTCTGGCGGGCGTCAACGGATCCGCCGCTGCGGATGCCTCCGCGCTCGGCTCCATCCTCATTCCGGCCATGGAGAAGGAAGGATTTCCCCGGGCATACGCCGCGGGGCTCACTGCGGGAAGTTCGCTCATCGGCCCCATCATTCCTCCCAGTATCTTCATGATCATCTACGCTTCCATGACGAACACCTCCATCGGCGGCCTCTTCGCCGCAGGCGTACTGCCCGGCCTTGTGCTCGGCCTGGCATTCATGCTGCTCAACGCCTATTATTCCCGGGTGCATCAGGTTCCCGTCTCGGACGCCAAAACAGTCCGCGCTCAGGCGAAAGCGATTCTCATCCGTTCCGTGGCGGCCCTCATCGCGCCTTTCATCATCATCGGAGGCATCGTCACGGGCATCGTCACCCCAACCGAATCGGGAGCTCTCGCCGTGGCCTACTGCCTTCTCGCGGGTTTTTTCTACACCAGACAGCTCACATGGCGCGAGCTGGGCGAGGCCATCTACGAGACGGTGCGCTTCACCAGCGCTATCTTTCTCATCATGGGCGCCGCCACCGTGGTGGGGTGGTTTCTCAAGTGGGAGCGGGTCACCCAGCAGTTCGCCGCCGTCATCGTCGGCATGGGACTTCTCGAACGCCCCTGGCTGCTCATGATCACTCTGAGCGCGATCATCTTCATCATCGGCATGTTCATGGAGGAGGTGGCAGTGCTGACGCTGCTCACCCCCATCTTCGCCCCTCTTGCCACGAGAGCCGGCATTGACCCCTTCCATTTCGGCATCGTCATGACCCTCAACGTGACCATCGCCCTCATCACTCCTCCCGTGGGCGCCTGCAATTACATCGTCGCCGCCGTGGGGAAGGTGCCGCTTGGAGACCTTTTCAAGGCCATTTGGCCATTTATCGCCGTCGCCATGACAGTTTTGCTGGTGATCATCTCCTTTCCGTCCCTGACCGTCACCGTACCGAGGCTTCTGGGCCTCTAG
- a CDS encoding PHP-associated domain-containing protein, which yields MRLDMHVHTKEGSFDSELPVEQALRKARERGLAGLCITDHESLALRTEAERLSERFGLLVLVGMEYLTTDGDVLVFGLDSVPRGPLSAPELAAHVTSQGGVSVAAHPFRNNGRGMGALFSRVPLHAVESFNGSTLPKHNLQAEALAAECCLPRLGGSDAHLVERIGLFATEFRNTLRNERDLLEELRNGAFRPVAWNGREHVDALPFVLAQNGEIQAKRPLFPEFQHNRFSV from the coding sequence GTGCGTCTGGACATGCACGTTCACACGAAAGAGGGCTCGTTCGACAGCGAACTCCCCGTGGAGCAGGCACTGAGAAAAGCCAGAGAGCGAGGTCTCGCCGGGCTCTGCATCACGGATCACGAAAGTCTCGCTCTCCGTACCGAGGCGGAGCGCCTGAGTGAACGATTCGGACTCCTCGTCCTCGTCGGCATGGAGTACCTGACCACCGATGGGGACGTGCTCGTCTTCGGTCTCGATTCGGTCCCGCGAGGACCTCTTTCAGCTCCGGAACTCGCGGCACACGTCACATCCCAAGGCGGCGTCTCGGTTGCCGCCCACCCTTTCCGCAACAACGGGAGGGGCATGGGAGCCCTTTTCAGTCGCGTGCCACTCCACGCCGTGGAGAGCTTCAACGGCAGCACCCTTCCGAAGCACAATCTCCAGGCGGAAGCGCTTGCCGCGGAATGCTGTCTTCCTCGTCTCGGCGGAAGCGACGCGCACCTCGTCGAGCGGATCGGGCTTTTCGCCACGGAATTCAGAAACACGCTCCGCAACGAAAGGGATCTCCTGGAGGAACTCCGCAATGGCGCTTTTCGACCGGTGGCGTGGAACGGAAGAGAACATGTGGACGCCCTTCCCTTCGTTCTCGCACAGAACGGAGAAATCCAGGCAAAACGGCCGCTCTTCCCGGAGTTCCAGCACAACCGCTTTTCCGTCTGA
- a CDS encoding FAD-dependent oxidoreductase, whose protein sequence is MKKRVVIVGGVACGTKTAARLRRLDPDAEITIVEKGNHLSYAGCGLPYFLEGVVKDSRDLLSTPLGVPRDSAFFRTVKQVEVLQRHMATRIDREKRVLTVLELDTGVEKHLPYDTLVLATGASPIRPNLPGADLARVFTLGTIDDALVMKEALQNGTGKKAVVIGGGLIGLEVVEALVANGYDVSIAELLETPLATLFDRDFGHLLKKLLAQHQVAFFGGERVLELLGNAAGNVTAVRTDTREIPADLVLLAVGVRPNVEIAREAGLAIGPTGGIVTDERMRTSDPYILAGGDCVETTHVLTGKRVRQPMGSAANRQGRVIADTIAGHDSKFNGVLGTAIMKAFDWTAGRTGLNETAAAEAGFAPVAVTVTAPDLPHFMPGAAPLYIRLVADRTSRRILGAQIMGPGRGDKRLDTLVSAITGHLTVDDLADLDLGYAPPFSTALDPVTHAANVLRNKMDGLLVSYSPSELLTKASRGDRFLLLDVRTPEEVAAQGRLPFDSQVNIPLGALWKRAGELPRDVEIVTFCKISVRGWDAYSILKGLGFSNVALLEGGILAWPYELRKAV, encoded by the coding sequence ATGAAAAAACGGGTTGTCATCGTCGGAGGCGTGGCATGTGGTACCAAAACGGCGGCGAGATTACGCCGTCTCGACCCCGATGCGGAGATCACCATCGTCGAAAAGGGGAATCACCTGAGTTACGCGGGATGTGGGCTTCCCTATTTCCTCGAGGGTGTCGTAAAGGACAGCCGTGACCTCCTGAGTACTCCCCTTGGCGTACCTCGGGACAGCGCGTTCTTCCGAACGGTGAAGCAGGTGGAAGTTCTTCAACGGCACATGGCCACTCGGATTGATCGGGAAAAACGTGTGCTCACCGTGCTCGAACTGGACACAGGAGTAGAAAAACACCTCCCCTACGACACGCTTGTGCTCGCAACGGGCGCATCTCCCATCCGGCCAAACCTTCCAGGAGCAGATCTCGCCAGAGTCTTCACCCTTGGAACGATCGATGATGCTTTGGTCATGAAGGAGGCCCTCCAAAACGGAACGGGCAAGAAGGCTGTCGTCATCGGTGGTGGACTTATCGGACTCGAGGTCGTGGAGGCGCTCGTGGCGAACGGCTACGACGTGTCCATCGCCGAACTTTTGGAAACTCCTTTGGCTACCCTCTTTGACCGGGATTTCGGTCATCTGCTGAAAAAACTCCTCGCACAACACCAGGTGGCCTTCTTCGGAGGAGAGCGTGTGCTTGAACTGCTGGGGAACGCCGCAGGCAATGTGACGGCGGTCCGGACGGACACACGTGAAATCCCGGCGGATCTCGTGCTGCTGGCGGTGGGGGTGCGTCCCAACGTGGAGATCGCTCGTGAGGCGGGACTCGCCATCGGTCCCACGGGGGGCATTGTAACGGACGAGCGGATGCGCACAAGTGATCCGTATATTCTTGCCGGCGGCGACTGTGTGGAGACCACCCATGTCCTCACGGGGAAACGGGTACGTCAACCCATGGGATCCGCCGCAAATCGCCAGGGAAGAGTTATTGCCGACACTATCGCGGGACACGATTCGAAATTCAACGGTGTGCTCGGAACGGCGATCATGAAGGCCTTCGACTGGACGGCGGGGCGTACCGGCCTGAACGAGACAGCCGCCGCCGAGGCTGGATTCGCCCCCGTAGCCGTCACCGTGACCGCCCCCGACCTTCCCCATTTCATGCCCGGAGCGGCGCCGCTCTACATTCGCCTCGTCGCCGATCGCACGAGCCGCCGCATTCTGGGGGCACAGATCATGGGCCCAGGCCGAGGCGACAAGCGCCTGGATACCCTGGTTTCGGCCATTACGGGACACCTCACCGTGGACGATCTGGCGGACCTCGATCTGGGTTATGCCCCGCCCTTCTCGACCGCCCTCGACCCGGTCACCCACGCGGCAAATGTACTGCGCAACAAAATGGACGGCCTGCTCGTGTCCTACAGCCCCTCGGAACTTCTCACGAAGGCATCCCGGGGAGACCGCTTTCTCCTCCTGGATGTACGCACCCCCGAGGAGGTCGCCGCCCAGGGCAGGCTTCCCTTCGACAGTCAGGTGAACATCCCTCTGGGCGCTCTGTGGAAGCGCGCCGGGGAACTTCCCCGGGATGTTGAAATCGTCACCTTCTGCAAGATCTCCGTGCGCGGATGGGATGCCTATTCGATTCTCAAAGGCTTGGGTTTCTCCAACGTGGCTCTTTTGGAGGGCGGCATTCTCGCCTGGCCCTATGAACTCCGAAAGGCGGTATGA
- a CDS encoding glycosyltransferase family 4 protein, translating into MRILLVLSQRPEATGSGIYVRALLEEARRRGHEAFLVAGVPVGWEIPSLPVSRDRCRFITFGTLGDLPFPVPGMSDVMPYASTRFRDLTTNQIDAYEEAFSIVCRDVVSRFEPQVIHAQHLWLVTSRLCKDIPELPLLASCHGSDLRQFLQLSHLRARVRAGFSRLDAVAALTTEQAEEIATLFEIPRGRIAVTGAGFDPRLFSPGKTRCGTVRIVYAGKLSRAKGVPWMLRALFRLRALPWELHLVGSGGSEEAECRALAHPLGERVVLHGPLPQKALASLFRSSTLFVLPSLFEGLPLVLLEALASGCCAVATDLPGVRNVAASVGDDVLTLVSLPERTCVDQFSPEEEILFVDALEKSLEAMLRRCLLGDIPPPHEVARRVEGRTWEKVFSGIESLLLELCHRRRGQ; encoded by the coding sequence GTGCGGATTCTTCTGGTTTTGAGTCAACGACCCGAAGCGACGGGAAGCGGAATCTACGTCCGCGCTCTTCTCGAAGAGGCCCGGCGCCGCGGGCATGAGGCGTTTCTCGTGGCGGGCGTTCCTGTTGGGTGGGAGATCCCCTCCCTTCCCGTATCTCGTGACCGATGCCGGTTCATCACCTTCGGTACCCTGGGCGATCTTCCCTTTCCCGTTCCCGGCATGAGCGACGTCATGCCCTATGCTTCCACGCGCTTTCGGGATTTGACGACGAACCAGATCGATGCCTACGAGGAGGCGTTTTCCATCGTCTGCCGCGACGTCGTCTCCCGTTTCGAACCCCAGGTCATTCACGCGCAGCATCTCTGGCTCGTCACTTCCAGGCTTTGCAAGGACATTCCGGAACTTCCTCTTCTTGCCTCCTGTCATGGATCCGATCTTCGCCAATTTCTGCAACTTTCCCACTTGCGGGCCCGGGTACGTGCGGGATTTTCGCGTCTCGACGCGGTGGCGGCTCTCACCACGGAACAGGCGGAGGAGATCGCGACGCTTTTTGAGATTCCGCGGGGGCGTATCGCCGTGACGGGGGCCGGTTTCGACCCACGTCTTTTTTCCCCGGGGAAAACGCGGTGCGGGACGGTGCGGATTGTCTACGCGGGCAAACTTTCCCGGGCGAAAGGTGTTCCCTGGATGCTCCGCGCCTTGTTCCGTCTCCGTGCTCTTCCGTGGGAATTGCATCTTGTCGGCAGTGGCGGTTCCGAGGAGGCGGAATGCCGGGCCCTTGCGCATCCCCTGGGAGAGCGCGTCGTTCTGCACGGTCCTCTTCCTCAAAAAGCACTGGCGTCTCTTTTTCGGTCAAGCACGCTTTTCGTCCTTCCGTCTCTTTTCGAAGGGCTTCCGCTCGTTCTGCTCGAGGCCCTTGCCTCGGGATGCTGCGCCGTCGCGACGGATCTTCCTGGAGTACGGAATGTAGCGGCTTCCGTGGGCGACGACGTCCTCACCCTGGTTTCTCTTCCGGAACGAACGTGTGTTGACCAATTTTCGCCCGAGGAGGAGATCCTTTTCGTCGATGCCCTGGAGAAGTCGTTGGAGGCGATGCTGCGCCGCTGCCTTCTCGGGGACATACCGCCTCCCCACGAGGTGGCGCGGCGCGTGGAGGGGCGTACATGGGAGAAGGTTTTTTCAGGGATCGAGTCGCTTCTATTGGAGTTGTGTCATCGTCGCCGGGGGCAGTGA
- a CDS encoding GGDEF domain-containing protein — protein sequence MNKKVHQTPSKEIFLLFLLVYAVFVSGFVFFTYAEQKQRTLGEADKALALAAKSLKYMLPTDFHDRVLDENSISLEEELETRRRLAAYAMETPFVYLYTLVEKDGTLFFATTTVTEEEAEARSRWYFYPYEDAPESFREAFLTKKTVYETYTDQWGTFRSVAISERSPGGRIYLACADLDISALNTIIARETFRAFVTAVVFLFLAIPFFLIYQNQYRTIKRANAEMAHYQRQLEELVSARTVDLERAMASLREQATRDFLTGLYNRSFIMDALTEHMTRRKLHGIPLSLMMIDVDNFKLMNDLRGHIFGDSILRKIGELLRNNTRSVDIVGRFGGDEFVVLLPGIALEDATLIAERLCRCLQEQCIEEEGHALTLSIGLTEQLPDETPTDLLHRADLLLYEAKRRGGNCAVSGRNDLT from the coding sequence TTGAACAAAAAAGTCCACCAGACTCCTTCAAAAGAGATTTTTCTGCTCTTCCTCCTCGTCTACGCCGTCTTCGTGTCGGGATTTGTCTTCTTCACCTATGCGGAGCAGAAACAGCGCACGCTCGGAGAGGCGGACAAAGCGCTCGCCTTGGCTGCAAAGAGCCTCAAGTACATGCTGCCGACGGATTTCCACGACCGTGTCCTGGATGAAAACAGCATCAGCCTCGAGGAGGAACTCGAGACGAGGCGACGTCTCGCTGCCTACGCCATGGAGACGCCCTTCGTCTATCTGTACACGCTCGTAGAGAAGGACGGAACGCTTTTCTTCGCGACGACAACGGTGACCGAAGAGGAGGCGGAAGCACGGAGCCGGTGGTATTTCTACCCCTACGAGGACGCGCCCGAATCCTTCCGGGAGGCCTTTCTCACGAAAAAAACCGTTTATGAGACGTACACGGACCAGTGGGGAACGTTCCGTTCCGTGGCGATTTCTGAGCGCTCCCCCGGCGGGAGAATCTACCTGGCCTGCGCCGACCTGGACATCTCGGCCCTGAACACCATCATCGCCCGCGAAACCTTTCGGGCATTCGTCACCGCCGTGGTCTTCCTCTTTCTTGCCATTCCCTTTTTCCTGATCTATCAGAACCAGTACAGGACGATCAAACGCGCCAATGCAGAAATGGCTCATTACCAGAGGCAGCTTGAGGAACTCGTGTCGGCGCGCACGGTGGATCTGGAGAGAGCGATGGCAAGTCTGCGGGAACAGGCCACTCGTGATTTTCTCACGGGACTCTACAACAGAAGTTTCATCATGGACGCCCTGACGGAACACATGACCCGGAGAAAACTCCACGGAATTCCCCTCTCCCTAATGATGATCGATGTGGATAATTTCAAGCTCATGAACGACCTCCGCGGGCATATTTTCGGCGATTCCATCCTAAGGAAGATAGGGGAACTCCTCCGGAACAATACCCGCTCCGTGGACATTGTCGGACGTTTCGGCGGCGATGAATTCGTGGTGCTCCTTCCGGGCATAGCGCTCGAGGACGCAACGCTCATCGCGGAGCGCCTGTGCAGATGTCTCCAGGAACAGTGCATCGAGGAGGAAGGGCACGCGCTTACACTGAGCATCGGCCTGACGGAACAGCTCCCGGACGAAACACCCACGGATCTTTTGCACCGTGCGGATCTTCTCCTGTACGAAGCGAAGAGAAGAGGCGGCAATTGCGCCGTTTCCGGTCGAAACGACCTCACGTGA